One genomic window of Octopus bimaculoides isolate UCB-OBI-ISO-001 unplaced genomic scaffold, ASM119413v2 Scaffold_87364, whole genome shotgun sequence includes the following:
- the LOC106878668 gene encoding uncharacterized protein LOC106878668, which translates to MLTGNVPKTSQQVDAPTFGKFTKLSQPKPSASQPEPSTSQHEPSTSQHEPSTSQHEPSTSQHEPSTSQPKPSTSQHEPSTSQPKPSTSQPDNSQKLEERDLLKVARLLGCNWWQVGIFLGIESTQLGHIRYDFSGNVQEQSFQMLLFWSTHCDPQEVTVDTLRIALEEAECLTALKCLSLHVKGIIV; encoded by the exons ATGTTGACAGGGAACGTACCGAAGACATCACAGCAAGTTG ATGCTCCAACGTTTGGGAAGTTCACCAAGTTGTCGCAGCCTAAACCTTCTGCATCACAGCCTGAACCTTCTACATCACAGCATGAACCTTCTACATCACAGCATGAACCTTCTACATCACAGCATGAACCTTCTACATCACAGCATGAACCTTCTACATCACAGCCTAAACCTTCTACATCACAGCATGAACCTTCTACATCACAGCCTAAACCTTCCACATCACAGCCAGATA ATTCTCAAAAACTGGAGGAGAGGGATCTCCTGAAGGTGGCACGCCTGTTAGGATGCAATTGGTGGCAAGTGG GTATTTTCTTGGGAATTGAAAGTACCCAACTGGGACATATCCGGTATGACTTTTCTGGTAATGTTCAAGAGCAGAGCTTCCAGATGCTGCTCTTCTGGTCAACACATTGTGATCCGCAGGAAGTTACAGTGGATACATTGAGGATAGCTCTTGAAGAAGCTGAGTGCCTTACTGCACTCAAATGTCTATCGTTACATGTAAAGGGAATTATTGTATAA